GAATTTCCGGCCTGAACAGTTCCATAACATTCAGGAACCCGAACTCCAACTCTATAGAGTTGCTCGAGAGATTCTTTTTCGGTTTCCGCCATTTCTCGACTGGAAATGACTTTTACTGCAAAGGAATGGGCAGGCGCCGTCACGAGATAGATTTCATTGAGACTGGATGATTGTAGAGCGATTCTAGGTCTTGAGCCGGAATTCAGAATCCCCAGCCTTTCCAGACCGTCATAGATCGCCTCTTCTAATCCTGCTTTGATGACCACACTCGCTTCCTCCCGGATAAAGTCCGGTCCTTTCGTCTGATTAAAAAATCGGTTCGAAAGGTTCCCGGATTGATTGAAATTTAAGAAAACGTATTATATTCCGTAAGACGTGATCATTCTTCGAATTCTTACCTTACTTTGTTTCTTTGATACTTCCTATCTTTGGGCCAAGGAACCGACGCCAATTTGGAATTATACGATTCACCAATCGATCGAAAGGGAATCTCCTGCTTATTGGACAGAAATTTTTTCAAAATCGCATACTCTTTGTTTTACGGGAACTTATCTGCGAGCGGATGGCAGCCTCAAGTCCATTCGGCTTCCCGAAACTTTCTTTACCTTGGGTCAGAAACACAAGGTTCGATTGATTCCGCTTGTTACAAGCTCTCATCCCCATGGTTGGTACTTCTTAAAAACGGAATCTGGAATTCAAAACTCAATCGAAAGCTTAATCCATTTTATAGAACAAAATCCTAATCTATCAGGATTGCATTTTGATATCGAATACATTTCAAACTCACAGATACCGAATTATAAAAGATTTCTAAAAGAACTAAGAAAGAGACTTCCCCGAGATAAAGTTTTGACCTTAGCTCTTTTTCCTCAGATAGAATTTCCGAATCTCAATTCTAAGATTCATGCAGAGCTTTTGGACGCGGACTTTATCGACGAATTTGTGCTGATGAGCTACGATTTTCATTCTTCCAAAACAAAACCCGGCCCGGTAACTTCGCTTTCTTGGACCAAGAAGAATTTGGAATTTTTATCCGGTAAAATTCCTTCTTCTAAACTTTGGTTGGGGCTTCCCCTTTACGGATATTTTTGGAAAAAAGACGGCAAAG
This is a stretch of genomic DNA from Leptospira tipperaryensis. It encodes these proteins:
- a CDS encoding glycosyl hydrolase family 18 protein; translated protein: MIILRILTLLCFFDTSYLWAKEPTPIWNYTIHQSIERESPAYWTEIFSKSHTLCFTGTYLRADGSLKSIRLPETFFTLGQKHKVRLIPLVTSSHPHGWYFLKTESGIQNSIESLIHFIEQNPNLSGLHFDIEYISNSQIPNYKRFLKELRKRLPRDKVLTLALFPQIEFPNLNSKIHAELLDADFIDEFVLMSYDFHSSKTKPGPVTSLSWTKKNLEFLSGKIPSSKLWLGLPLYGYFWKKDGKVKIIDQRTLAKNRNRFEITYGEDGFMELKDETGIGYISDGKSLYQLQGLTERYQLKGTGFWRIGF